CTGGATGAGGTCCACAAGAACTTCAACCAGCTGTGGCGCCGCAACATCAAGAAGGCCGAGAAGGCCGGCGTGGAGGTCGTCCAGGGCGGCTATCAGGACCTGGCCGAGTGGCAGAGGCTGTACGAGATCACGGCGGTACGCGACCACTTCCGGCCCCGCCCGCTGTCGTACTTCCAGCGCATGTGGACGGCCCTCAACACCGAGGACCCGAACCGGATGCGGCTGTACTTCGCCCGCCACAACGGTGTGAACCTGTCCGCGGCGACGATGCTGATCGTCGGCGGACACGTCTGGTACTCCTACGGCGCCTCCGACAACATCGGCCGCGAGGTCCGGCCCTCGAACGCGATGCAGTGGCGGATGCTGTGCGACGCCTACGCGCTCGGCGCCACTGTCTACGACCTGCGCGGCATCTCCGATTCACTGGACGAGACGGACCACCTCTTCGGCCTGATCCAGTTCAAGGTCGGCACCGGCGGTCAGGCCGCCGAGTACCTCGGTGAGTGGGACTTCCCGCTGAACAAGCTGCTCCACAAGGCGCTCGACATCTACATGTCGCGCCGCTGAACCACGGGCGTTTGATTCCATAGGGTCCACAGCTTTCCCATCTCAGATACACGGCAGCCACGAGAAAGGTTCCGGGTCCGGCCATGGCGCTCACGCTCTACGTCGACACCGCGCGCTGGCGGGCGCACCACAAGCACGTGCAGGAGCAGTTTCCGGGGCTCGTCCCGGTCTGCAAGGGCAACGGCTACGGCTTCGGGCACGAACGGCTGTCGGAGGAGGCCACGCGGCTGGGCGCGGACCTGCTCGCGGTCGGCACGACGTACGAAGCCGCGCGCATCAAGGACTTCTTCGGCGGTGACCTGCTGGTGCTGACGCCGTACCGGCGCGGCGAGGAACCCGTGCCGCTGCCCGACCGGGTGGTGCGCTCGGTGTCGTCGATCGACGGTGTGTACGGCCTCGTCGGCGCCCGTGTCGTCATCGAGGTGATGTCCTCGATGAAGCGCCACGGCATCAGCGAGCAGGACCTGCCCCAGCTGCACCAGGCCATAGAGAACGTCCGGCTGGAGGGCTTCGCCATCCATCTGCCGCTGGACCGCACCGACGGCTCGGACGCCGTCGAGGAGGTCATCGGCTGGATGGACCGGCTGCGCGCGGCCCGGCTGCCGCTGCACACGATGTTCGTCAGCCACCTCAAGGCTGATGAACTCGCCCGCCTCCAGCAGCAGTTCCCGCAGACCCGGTTCCGCGCCCGCATCGGT
The genomic region above belongs to Streptomyces sp. CG1 and contains:
- the femX gene encoding peptidoglycan bridge formation glycyltransferase FemX; the encoded protein is MSLTLRTISREQHLAYIQSLPAASHMQVPAWADVKAEWRSESLGWFDERTGEMVGAGLVLYRQLPKIKRYLAYLPEGPVINWFAPNLDDWIQPMLAHLKQQGAFSVKMGPPVIIRRWNAETIKKGIQDQDVKRLRDMEADFIEPRAFEVADKLRRMGWQQGEDGGAGFGDVQPRYVFQVPLANRSLDEVHKNFNQLWRRNIKKAEKAGVEVVQGGYQDLAEWQRLYEITAVRDHFRPRPLSYFQRMWTALNTEDPNRMRLYFARHNGVNLSAATMLIVGGHVWYSYGASDNIGREVRPSNAMQWRMLCDAYALGATVYDLRGISDSLDETDHLFGLIQFKVGTGGQAAEYLGEWDFPLNKLLHKALDIYMSRR
- a CDS encoding alanine racemase; translated protein: MALTLYVDTARWRAHHKHVQEQFPGLVPVCKGNGYGFGHERLSEEATRLGADLLAVGTTYEAARIKDFFGGDLLVLTPYRRGEEPVPLPDRVVRSVSSIDGVYGLVGARVVIEVMSSMKRHGISEQDLPQLHQAIENVRLEGFAIHLPLDRTDGSDAVEEVIGWMDRLRAARLPLHTMFVSHLKADELARLQQQFPQTRFRARIGTRLWLGDHEATEYRGAVLDVTRVSKGDRFGYRQQKAASDGFLVVAAGGTSHGVGLEAPKALHGVMPRAKGVARAGLATVNRNLSPFVWGGKQRWFAEPPHMQVSILFVPSDAPEPKVGDELVAHLRHTTTQFDRIVDR